Proteins encoded in a region of the Massilia sp. UMI-21 genome:
- the nusB gene encoding transcription antitermination factor NusB, producing MTDKTTHANPSKNRTPRHRAREFALQGLYQWLLNNEPARTVVANIRGAHGFEKADGEFFGELLNGAIATSVELREAIAPLIDRGVAELSPIEHAVLLLGAYELKNHPEIPYRVVINEAVELTKSFGGIDGHKYVNGVLDKLASSLRPDEVAADARR from the coding sequence ATGACCGATAAAACCACGCACGCCAACCCGAGCAAGAACCGCACGCCGCGCCACCGCGCGCGCGAGTTCGCGCTGCAGGGCCTGTACCAGTGGCTGCTGAACAATGAGCCGGCCCGCACGGTCGTCGCCAACATCCGTGGCGCGCACGGCTTCGAGAAGGCCGACGGCGAATTCTTCGGCGAACTGCTGAACGGCGCCATTGCCACCTCCGTCGAACTGCGCGAAGCCATCGCGCCGCTGATCGACCGCGGCGTGGCCGAACTGTCGCCGATCGAGCATGCGGTGCTGCTGCTGGGCGCCTACGAGCTGAAGAACCATCCGGAAATCCCCTACCGCGTCGTCATCAACGAGGCGGTCGAGCTGACCAAGTCCTTCGGCGGCATCGACGGCCACAAGTACGTCAACGGCGTGCTGGACAAGCTGGCGTCGAGCCTGCGCCCGGACGAAGTGGCGGCAGACGCGCGCCGCTGA
- a CDS encoding transglycosylase SLT domain-containing protein, whose protein sequence is MASQPVTWSSMSKAARGMFNTARNTLTVFGLSAVAMLALLYTNEDVAKRVSTMLHPQPEIVAVAPPAPAPVAVPAAEAVETRHVTAQHLGNTKQQQWVTSWLSRRYRVASDAANMLVSTAYMTAHEVKLDPLLILAVMAIESGLNPFAESPMGAKGLMQVMAKVHHDKFEKVGGQEAALNPVANIKVGALILKDYVKRTGSVEGGLKTYVGAADLATDSGYGAKVLAEYKRLKQVARGHKVPITNPRPLPAPVVVKQAPAAVPNEAPVTSPAVAPAKPDNHGLEALATL, encoded by the coding sequence ATGGCCAGCCAGCCAGTCACATGGTCTTCCATGAGCAAAGCGGCACGCGGCATGTTCAACACCGCACGCAACACCCTGACCGTATTCGGTCTCTCGGCAGTGGCCATGCTGGCGCTGCTGTATACCAACGAAGACGTCGCCAAGCGCGTCTCGACCATGCTGCATCCCCAGCCCGAGATCGTCGCCGTGGCGCCGCCCGCTCCGGCGCCCGTGGCCGTGCCGGCCGCCGAGGCCGTCGAAACGCGCCACGTGACTGCGCAGCACCTCGGCAATACCAAGCAACAGCAATGGGTCACCTCCTGGCTGAGCCGGCGTTACCGCGTTGCCAGCGACGCCGCCAACATGCTGGTCTCGACCGCCTACATGACGGCGCACGAGGTCAAGCTCGACCCGCTGCTGATCCTGGCGGTGATGGCGATCGAATCCGGCCTGAACCCCTTCGCCGAAAGCCCGATGGGCGCCAAGGGATTGATGCAGGTCATGGCCAAGGTTCACCACGACAAGTTCGAGAAGGTCGGCGGCCAGGAAGCCGCCCTGAATCCGGTCGCCAACATCAAGGTCGGCGCCCTGATCCTGAAGGATTACGTCAAGCGCACCGGTTCCGTCGAAGGCGGCCTGAAGACCTACGTCGGCGCGGCCGACCTGGCAACCGATTCCGGCTACGGCGCCAAGGTGCTGGCCGAGTACAAGCGACTGAAGCAGGTTGCGCGCGGCCACAAGGTGCCGATCACCAATCCGCGTCCGCTGCCGGCGCCGGTCGTGGTCAAGCAGGCGCCGGCCGCCGTGCCGAACGAGGCTCCGGTGACCAGTCCTGCGGTTGCTCCCGCCAAGCCGGACAACCACGGCCTGGAAGCGCTGGCCACCCTGTAA
- the ubiD gene encoding 4-hydroxy-3-polyprenylbenzoate decarboxylase → MKYSDLRDFMAQLERMGELKHVGVPVSPHLEMTEICDRTLRAEGPALLFEKPTGYAMPVLGNLFGTPRRVALGMGAESVTELRNIGHVLARLKEPEPPKGFKDVMGLGSLVKAVWDMAPKEVRGAPCHDIVWEGQDVDLARLPIQHCWPGDIAPLITWGLVITKGPHKKRQNLGIYRQQVLGPNKLIMRWLAHRGGALDFREHALANPGKPYPVAVALGADPATILGAVTPVPDSLSEYQFAGLLRGQRTVLTKAIGSELRVPASSEIVLEGHIYPDTNHPSGFEHALEGPYGDHTGYYNEQDSFPVFTVDRITMRRDPVYHSTYTGKPPDEPAVLGVALNEVFIPLLQKQFSEITDFYLPPEGCSYRMAVVQMKKQYAGHAKRVMFGVWSFLRQFMYTKFIVVVDEDVDVRDWKEVIWAITTRVDPTRDTVMVDNTPIDYLDFASPISGLGSKMGIDATNKWPGETSREWGTPIVMTPEVKARVDDIWGQLGL, encoded by the coding sequence ATGAAATATTCAGATTTGCGGGACTTTATGGCGCAGCTCGAACGAATGGGCGAGCTCAAACACGTTGGCGTACCGGTGTCGCCCCACCTCGAGATGACGGAGATCTGCGACCGGACCCTGCGCGCCGAAGGCCCTGCGCTGCTGTTCGAGAAGCCGACCGGGTACGCCATGCCGGTGCTGGGCAACCTGTTCGGCACCCCACGCCGGGTCGCGCTGGGCATGGGCGCCGAAAGCGTCACCGAGCTGCGCAATATCGGCCACGTGCTGGCGCGCCTGAAGGAGCCGGAGCCGCCCAAGGGCTTCAAGGACGTCATGGGCCTGGGCTCGCTGGTCAAGGCGGTGTGGGACATGGCGCCGAAAGAAGTGCGCGGCGCGCCCTGCCACGACATCGTCTGGGAAGGGCAGGACGTCGACCTGGCCAGGCTGCCGATCCAGCACTGCTGGCCGGGCGACATCGCGCCCCTGATCACCTGGGGCCTGGTGATCACCAAGGGTCCGCACAAGAAGCGCCAGAACCTGGGTATCTACCGCCAGCAGGTGCTGGGGCCGAACAAGCTGATCATGCGCTGGCTGGCGCACCGCGGCGGCGCGCTCGACTTCCGCGAGCACGCGCTGGCCAATCCCGGCAAGCCCTATCCGGTGGCGGTGGCGCTCGGCGCCGATCCGGCCACCATCCTGGGCGCCGTGACGCCGGTGCCGGACAGCCTGTCCGAATACCAGTTCGCCGGCCTGCTGCGCGGCCAGCGCACCGTGCTCACCAAAGCCATCGGCAGCGAACTGCGGGTGCCGGCATCGAGCGAGATCGTGCTCGAAGGGCATATCTATCCGGATACGAACCATCCGTCCGGTTTCGAGCATGCGCTCGAAGGCCCGTACGGCGACCACACCGGTTATTACAATGAGCAGGACAGCTTCCCGGTGTTCACGGTCGACCGCATCACGATGCGGCGCGACCCGGTCTACCACTCGACCTACACCGGCAAGCCGCCCGACGAGCCGGCGGTGCTGGGCGTGGCCCTGAACGAGGTCTTCATCCCGCTGCTGCAAAAGCAGTTCAGCGAAATCACCGACTTCTACCTGCCGCCGGAAGGCTGCAGCTACCGGATGGCGGTGGTGCAGATGAAGAAGCAGTACGCCGGCCACGCCAAGCGCGTCATGTTCGGGGTCTGGAGTTTCCTGCGCCAGTTCATGTATACCAAGTTCATCGTGGTGGTGGACGAGGACGTCGACGTGCGCGACTGGAAGGAAGTCATCTGGGCCATCACGACCCGGGTCGACCCGACCCGCGACACGGTCATGGTCGACAATACGCCGATCGACTACCTCGACTTCGCCTCGCCAATCAGCGGCCTGGGCAGCAAAATGGGCATCGACGCCACCAACAAGTGGCCGGGCGAGACCAGCCGCGAGTGGGGCACGCCGATCGTCATGACGCCGGAAGTGAAGGCGCGCGTGGACGATATCTGGGGCCAGCTGGGCCTGTAA
- a CDS encoding chemotaxis protein yields MEQYSVDQVLKASHLRADRLMCGVLWCLFAMALALSGMYDTLRWALLVGLPAALVPTLLTLANGGTRLSRMAVAVAMMVFCALHIHQAAGRTELHFGIFVLLAFLLCYRDWRVIVAAAGVVALHHLSFNYLQELGFGVRCLSEPGLPMVLFHAAYVVAESAVLCFLAQVLRRDALQSAELRVSVATMANPGGRIDLRAAALPAESGSGRALRDVVRLLEEAMASVQRSVQATSASSVQIAAGNAELATRTSAQAASIQVTVRSMAELTGTVQQNAARAVAANELAGSASDVAALGGEVVAKAVQRMASIDASSRKIADIIAVIDGIAFQTNILALNAAVEAARAGEQGRGFAVVASEVRNLAQRSATAAHEIKALIGESVSQVEAGSALVRQAGATMEQVVDSVRQVSTLIAGISSASREQAAGIAEIDEAIRAMDASTRDNARLVEQAASTAGSLEGQARRLAEVVGVFHLDPRQARIAA; encoded by the coding sequence GTGGAACAGTACAGTGTAGACCAGGTGTTGAAGGCGAGTCATCTACGGGCCGACCGGCTCATGTGCGGGGTGCTGTGGTGCCTGTTCGCGATGGCGCTTGCCCTGTCCGGCATGTACGACACCTTGCGCTGGGCGCTGTTGGTCGGCCTGCCGGCGGCGCTCGTGCCGACCCTGCTGACGCTCGCCAATGGCGGCACCCGCCTGTCGCGCATGGCGGTCGCGGTGGCCATGATGGTGTTCTGCGCCCTGCACATCCACCAGGCGGCCGGACGCACCGAGCTGCACTTCGGGATCTTCGTGCTGCTGGCCTTCCTGCTGTGCTACCGCGACTGGCGCGTGATCGTCGCGGCCGCAGGCGTGGTGGCGCTGCACCACCTGTCTTTTAATTACCTGCAGGAACTCGGTTTCGGCGTGCGCTGCCTGAGCGAGCCCGGCCTGCCCATGGTGCTGTTCCATGCCGCGTATGTCGTGGCCGAGAGCGCGGTATTGTGCTTCCTGGCCCAGGTACTGCGCCGCGACGCCCTGCAGTCGGCCGAACTGCGCGTGAGCGTGGCCACGATGGCGAACCCGGGCGGACGGATCGACCTGCGCGCCGCGGCCCTGCCGGCCGAGAGCGGCAGCGGGCGCGCGCTGCGCGACGTGGTGCGCCTGCTGGAAGAAGCGATGGCCAGCGTCCAGCGCAGCGTGCAGGCGACCAGCGCCAGTTCGGTGCAGATCGCCGCCGGCAATGCCGAGCTGGCGACGCGCACCAGCGCGCAGGCCGCCTCGATCCAGGTGACGGTGCGCTCGATGGCCGAACTGACCGGCACCGTCCAGCAGAACGCCGCGCGCGCGGTTGCCGCCAACGAACTGGCGGGCAGCGCCTCCGACGTCGCCGCCCTCGGCGGGGAGGTGGTCGCCAAGGCGGTGCAGCGCATGGCATCGATCGATGCCTCGTCGCGCAAGATCGCCGACATCATCGCGGTGATCGACGGGATCGCCTTCCAGACCAATATCCTGGCGCTGAACGCGGCGGTCGAGGCGGCCCGGGCGGGTGAGCAGGGGCGTGGCTTCGCCGTCGTCGCGAGCGAAGTGCGTAACCTGGCGCAGCGCTCGGCCACGGCCGCGCACGAGATCAAGGCGCTGATCGGCGAATCGGTGTCCCAGGTGGAGGCCGGCAGCGCGCTGGTCCGACAGGCGGGCGCCACCATGGAGCAGGTGGTCGACAGCGTGCGCCAGGTCTCCACCCTGATTGCCGGCATCAGCAGCGCCAGCCGCGAGCAGGCAGCCGGCATTGCCGAGATCGACGAGGCGATCCGCGCGATGGATGCCTCCACGCGCGACAACGCCCGGCTGGTCGAGCAGGCCGCCAGTACGGCCGGGTCGCTGGAAGGGCAGGCGCGCCGGCTGGCGGAGGTGGTCGGGGTCTTCCACCTGGACCCCCGCCAGGCCCGCATCGCGGCCTGA
- a CDS encoding DNA polymerase III subunit gamma/tau — protein sequence MSYQVLARKYRPKNFETLVGQEHVVRALTHALKTGRLHHAYLFTGTRGVGKTTLSRILAKSLNCVGPSGQGGITPEPCGQCEACRAIDAGRFVDYIEMDAASNRGVDEMAQLLEQAVYAPSNARFKVYMIDEVHMLTNHAFNAMLKTLEEPPPHVKFILATTDPQKIPVTVLSRCLQFNLKQMPPGHIVGHLENILGQEGVAFEQPALRLLAQGAHGSMRDALSLTDQAIAYAAGQVSLEAVQGMLGALDQSYLVRLLDALQAQDGADLMAVADEMASRSLSYNGALQDLGTLLHRIALAQSVPSAVPQDLPELSDILRLAEAFDPQEVQLYYQIAVHGRNEIGLAPDEYAGFTMTLLRMLAFRPGQGGAEQVAPATAAPGVAAGAAPAARAAAVAAASHAAVARPAPAARPAAPAQAPAASASAAGAAPAPAPAMSSARAAINAALEAARAASGRSGGGARPRAEAPAAAPPVSAPQAPAPAAAPPASAPTAAPPAAGPSAAMGAAASGRPAPGATPPWEQSRPQAVPPPQMGAQQPQARMQQAPADDEPPSWVTEFSDDTAVAADAPAVVTAPAPAQMRAPAAPPHAYVVTPVPGIGWDGNWPALAAGLPLRGVAQQLALQTELIECKVDADEHAHAVTFRLRVPVDTLRASGNSEKLAAALQEHFPQVRVTLDTEIGPTWYTAAAEAKAAREERQRQAEALVAADPFVQAMERSFGAFVVPGSVKPAAA from the coding sequence ATGTCCTATCAAGTCCTCGCCCGCAAATACCGTCCCAAGAACTTCGAAACGCTGGTCGGCCAGGAGCACGTCGTCCGTGCGCTGACCCATGCGCTGAAAACGGGCCGCCTGCACCACGCCTACCTGTTCACGGGCACGCGCGGGGTCGGCAAGACGACGCTGTCGCGCATCCTGGCCAAGTCGCTCAACTGCGTGGGACCAAGCGGGCAGGGCGGCATCACGCCCGAACCCTGCGGACAATGCGAAGCCTGCCGCGCGATCGACGCCGGCCGCTTCGTGGACTACATCGAGATGGACGCGGCCTCCAATCGCGGCGTCGACGAGATGGCCCAGCTGCTGGAGCAGGCGGTGTATGCGCCGAGCAATGCGCGCTTCAAGGTCTACATGATCGACGAGGTGCACATGCTCACCAATCACGCGTTCAACGCGATGCTCAAAACGCTCGAGGAACCGCCGCCGCACGTCAAGTTCATCCTCGCGACCACCGACCCGCAGAAGATCCCGGTCACGGTGCTGTCGCGCTGCCTGCAGTTCAACCTCAAGCAGATGCCGCCCGGCCACATCGTGGGCCACCTCGAGAACATCCTCGGCCAGGAGGGCGTGGCCTTCGAACAGCCGGCCCTGCGCCTGCTGGCGCAGGGCGCGCACGGCTCGATGCGCGACGCGCTGTCCCTCACCGACCAGGCGATCGCCTATGCCGCCGGCCAGGTGAGCCTGGAGGCGGTGCAGGGCATGCTGGGGGCGCTCGACCAGTCCTACCTGGTGCGCCTGCTGGACGCGCTGCAGGCGCAGGACGGCGCCGACCTGATGGCGGTGGCCGACGAGATGGCCAGCCGCAGCCTGTCCTACAACGGCGCGCTGCAAGACCTCGGCACGCTGCTGCACCGCATCGCACTGGCGCAGTCGGTGCCTTCGGCGGTACCGCAAGACCTGCCGGAACTGAGCGACATCCTGCGCCTGGCCGAGGCCTTCGACCCCCAGGAAGTCCAGCTCTACTACCAGATCGCGGTGCACGGCCGTAACGAGATCGGCCTGGCGCCGGACGAATACGCCGGCTTCACCATGACCCTGCTGCGCATGCTCGCCTTCCGTCCGGGGCAGGGCGGCGCCGAGCAGGTGGCGCCTGCGACGGCCGCACCCGGTGTGGCAGCCGGCGCCGCGCCGGCGGCACGGGCGGCGGCGGTCGCCGCGGCCAGCCATGCGGCGGTGGCGCGGCCTGCGCCCGCGGCGCGCCCCGCCGCGCCGGCCCAGGCGCCGGCAGCTTCGGCTTCGGCCGCGGGTGCGGCGCCAGCGCCGGCGCCGGCCATGAGCTCCGCGCGCGCCGCCATCAACGCGGCGCTGGAAGCGGCACGCGCGGCATCCGGCCGCAGCGGCGGCGGCGCGAGACCGCGCGCCGAGGCGCCGGCTGCCGCGCCGCCAGTATCTGCACCGCAAGCACCTGCCCCGGCCGCAGCGCCGCCGGCGTCTGCGCCGACCGCGGCACCGCCGGCCGCGGGCCCGTCGGCCGCCATGGGCGCCGCCGCGTCCGGCCGTCCGGCCCCGGGCGCCACGCCGCCATGGGAGCAGTCCCGGCCGCAAGCGGTGCCGCCGCCGCAGATGGGAGCGCAGCAGCCGCAGGCGCGCATGCAGCAGGCCCCCGCGGATGACGAGCCGCCTTCCTGGGTCACCGAGTTCTCCGACGACACCGCCGTCGCCGCCGACGCACCGGCAGTTGTCACTGCGCCTGCACCGGCGCAGATGCGCGCCCCGGCCGCGCCGCCGCACGCCTATGTCGTCACGCCGGTCCCGGGCATCGGCTGGGACGGCAACTGGCCGGCCCTGGCCGCCGGCCTGCCGCTGCGCGGCGTGGCCCAGCAGCTGGCCCTGCAGACCGAACTGATCGAATGCAAGGTGGACGCAGATGAGCATGCCCATGCCGTGACTTTCCGCCTGCGCGTGCCGGTGGACACCCTGCGCGCCAGCGGCAACAGCGAGAAGCTGGCCGCCGCGCTGCAAGAACATTTCCCGCAGGTGCGCGTCACGCTCGACACCGAGATCGGCCCGACCTGGTACACGGCCGCGGCCGAAGCCAAGGCCGCGCGCGAGGAACGCCAGCGCCAGGCCGAGGCACTGGTCGCCGCCGATCCCTTCGTGCAGGCGATGGAGCGAAGCTTCGGCGCCTTCGTCGTGCCCGGCTCGGTGAAGCCGGCCGCCGCCTGA
- a CDS encoding YbaB/EbfC family nucleoid-associated protein, translating into MMKNQLAGLMKQAQAMQDNMKKAQEQLAQIEVEGQSGAGLVKVVMTCKNDVKRVTIDPSLLGDDRDMLEDLVAAAFNDAVRKAEATSAEKMSGLTAGMPMPPGFKMPF; encoded by the coding sequence ATGATGAAAAACCAGCTCGCAGGCTTGATGAAACAGGCACAAGCCATGCAGGACAACATGAAGAAGGCGCAGGAGCAGCTGGCTCAGATCGAAGTCGAGGGCCAGTCGGGCGCCGGCCTGGTCAAGGTCGTAATGACCTGCAAGAACGACGTCAAGCGCGTCACCATCGACCCGTCGCTGCTGGGCGACGACCGCGACATGCTGGAAGACCTGGTCGCCGCCGCGTTCAACGACGCCGTGCGCAAGGCCGAAGCCACGTCCGCCGAGAAGATGAGCGGCCTGACCGCCGGCATGCCGATGCCGCCCGGCTTCAAGATGCCGTTCTGA
- the recR gene encoding recombination protein RecR, whose protein sequence is MSRSLDFLTEALRRLPGIGPKSAQRMAFHLLQHDREGAAMLSRALYQAVDTVHHCAMCNTFADTEVCELCADETRDHTLLCVVETPADQMMIEQTMTYKGLYFVLMGRLSPLDGIGPRDLHLDKLVGRAGDGLVVEVVLATNFTNEGEATAHYISEMLKARGLKVSRLARGVPVGGELEYVDAGTIARAMLDRRSA, encoded by the coding sequence ATGTCCAGGTCGCTCGACTTCCTGACCGAGGCATTGCGGCGCCTGCCCGGCATTGGTCCGAAGTCGGCGCAGCGCATGGCCTTCCACCTGCTGCAGCATGACCGCGAAGGCGCGGCCATGCTGTCGCGCGCGCTCTACCAGGCGGTGGATACGGTCCACCACTGCGCCATGTGCAATACCTTCGCCGACACCGAGGTGTGCGAGCTGTGCGCCGACGAGACGCGCGACCACACGCTGCTGTGCGTCGTCGAAACCCCTGCCGACCAGATGATGATCGAGCAGACCATGACCTACAAGGGCCTGTACTTCGTGCTGATGGGGCGGCTCTCGCCGCTGGACGGCATCGGCCCGCGCGACCTGCATCTCGACAAGCTGGTGGGGCGCGCCGGCGACGGACTCGTCGTCGAAGTCGTGCTTGCTACCAATTTCACCAATGAGGGCGAAGCGACCGCCCACTACATCAGCGAGATGCTGAAGGCGCGCGGACTGAAGGTCAGCCGGCTGGCGCGCGGCGTACCCGTCGGCGGCGAGCTCGAGTATGTCGACGCGGGCACGATAGCGCGCGCCATGCTTGACCGCCGCAGCGCATAA
- a CDS encoding glycosyltransferase: MHLVDITMFYAAEGGGVSTYLNAKSRWLARYAWARHTIFSPNVADDEAPSLVRVPAVTLPGINGYRMPFSVAAAARRLRAARPDLIEAGDAGHCAWAALRLRQRLGIPAIAFYHSDLPRLVQNRLGNAISQGTCKYLAHLYREFDTVLAPSRLMVHQLADMGVTHALHQPLGIDSEIFHPRRRRDSLRAELGLPEDARLLVYAGRFTADKKLPVLIGAVRKLGKPYHLLLVGGGEALAPHPQLSLMPFKRDQRELAGVLASCDVLVHPGDCETFGLIVLEAMACGLPVVGTNGGGVAELVDEQTGILARPDDAGSLAGAIEAIYGRDLVRMSANARRKAAEHHDWSQVFPQLMHRYGSLLAARPGTQRALERVCVQD, from the coding sequence ATGCATCTTGTCGACATCACGATGTTCTACGCGGCGGAAGGCGGCGGCGTCAGCACCTACCTGAATGCCAAGTCGCGCTGGCTCGCGCGTTACGCCTGGGCGCGGCACACCATCTTCAGTCCCAACGTCGCCGACGACGAAGCGCCCAGCCTGGTGCGGGTGCCGGCTGTGACGCTGCCCGGCATCAACGGCTACCGCATGCCGTTCTCGGTGGCCGCGGCGGCGCGGCGCCTGCGCGCGGCGCGTCCCGACCTGATCGAGGCGGGCGACGCCGGTCACTGCGCCTGGGCGGCACTGCGTCTGCGTCAGCGGCTCGGTATTCCGGCCATCGCCTTTTACCATTCCGACCTGCCGCGCCTGGTGCAGAACCGCCTGGGAAACGCCATCTCGCAGGGTACCTGCAAGTACCTGGCGCACCTGTACCGCGAGTTCGACACCGTGCTGGCGCCAAGCCGCCTGATGGTGCACCAGCTGGCCGACATGGGCGTCACCCACGCCCTGCACCAGCCGCTCGGCATCGACAGCGAGATCTTCCATCCGCGCCGCCGCCGCGACAGCCTGCGGGCCGAACTCGGCCTGCCGGAAGACGCGCGCCTGCTGGTGTATGCCGGCCGCTTCACCGCCGACAAGAAGCTGCCCGTCCTGATCGGGGCGGTCCGCAAGCTCGGCAAGCCTTACCACCTGCTGCTGGTCGGCGGCGGCGAGGCGCTGGCGCCGCACCCGCAGCTGAGCCTCATGCCCTTCAAGCGCGACCAGCGCGAACTGGCCGGGGTGCTGGCGAGCTGCGACGTGCTGGTGCATCCGGGCGATTGCGAAACCTTCGGCCTGATCGTGCTCGAAGCGATGGCCTGCGGCCTGCCGGTGGTCGGCACCAACGGCGGCGGGGTGGCCGAACTGGTGGACGAGCAAACCGGCATCCTGGCGCGTCCCGACGATGCCGGCAGCCTGGCCGGCGCCATCGAGGCGATCTACGGACGCGACCTGGTGCGCATGAGCGCCAATGCGCGGCGCAAGGCGGCCGAGCACCATGACTGGAGCCAGGTGTTCCCGCAATTGATGCACCGCTACGGCAGCTTGCTGGCGGCGCGGCCTGGTACGCAGCGCGCGCTGGAGCGGGTCTGTGTCCAGGACTGA
- a CDS encoding polysaccharide deacetylase family protein — translation MVQGPALCVSIHDVAPATWDACERLAQAVRAVADIPLTWLVVPEYHRGGGDQGRMETGLERALARGDELALHGFTHLDTAPRGPGLGQRFLRGTYSHEGEFAALPAIEAARRIQCGLDWFAERGWPVRGFVPPAWLMGEGAWQAVRAFDFDYTTTFRYFHLLRGGPAAGRGGAGQVLSPSLVYAARNRIGRLASPLMADLLALALAQRPLIRLSLHPPDVRHPRLLRHAQATVERLLASRAALTKAGFARRLAAPGITSMAPSSRHASSAGPIHHSTRDRSGAVPRAY, via the coding sequence ATCGTCCAGGGGCCGGCGCTGTGCGTCTCGATCCATGACGTCGCGCCGGCCACCTGGGACGCGTGCGAGCGCCTGGCGCAGGCCGTGCGCGCGGTGGCCGACATTCCGCTGACCTGGCTGGTGGTGCCCGAGTACCACCGTGGCGGCGGCGACCAGGGCCGCATGGAAACGGGGCTCGAGCGCGCCCTGGCGCGCGGCGACGAGCTCGCGCTGCATGGTTTCACCCACCTCGATACTGCCCCGCGCGGGCCGGGCCTGGGCCAGCGTTTCCTGCGCGGGACCTACAGCCACGAGGGCGAATTCGCCGCCCTCCCGGCCATTGAAGCGGCGCGGCGCATCCAGTGCGGGCTCGACTGGTTCGCCGAACGCGGCTGGCCGGTGCGCGGTTTCGTGCCGCCGGCCTGGCTGATGGGCGAGGGGGCCTGGCAGGCCGTGCGTGCTTTCGATTTCGACTACACCACCACCTTCAGGTACTTCCACCTGCTGCGTGGCGGCCCCGCCGCGGGGAGGGGCGGCGCCGGCCAGGTGCTGTCGCCGTCGCTGGTCTACGCCGCACGCAACCGCATCGGCCGGCTGGCCTCGCCGCTAATGGCGGACCTGCTCGCGCTGGCCCTGGCGCAGCGCCCGCTCATCCGGCTGAGCCTGCATCCGCCGGACGTGCGCCATCCGCGGCTGCTGCGCCATGCGCAGGCCACGGTCGAGCGTTTGCTGGCAAGCCGTGCGGCACTCACCAAGGCCGGCTTTGCCCGGCGCCTGGCGGCCCCGGGCATTACCAGTATGGCCCCCAGTAGCCGCCACGCCAGTAGCGCGGGCCCCATCCACCATAGTACGAGGGACCGGTCTGGCGCAGTTCCTCGCGCGTACTGA